The Trichomycterus rosablanca isolate fTriRos1 chromosome 19, fTriRos1.hap1, whole genome shotgun sequence region AAAAATCTTATAAAAAATAAGCCAAACTTTTTGTTCTCTTACCAGTCCGCATTGCAGGCATCAAGTTCCCTGGTGCTGCCAGCTCTGGCCTGGACTGCTGCTGCGTCAGTGCAGGAAATTTTCCAGCAGGAACTTGGCATCCCATCAATTAATCTGGTACCAGCAGAACTTGCAGAGCTTCAGCTAAAAAGCTCCCAGCCATCTCTGATTGTTGTCAGACTTCCGTACTCCAGCAGGTACAGCACATTGTTTTGCAAAATGGAAACAAAATTGTGTCCCATTGTCATGCAATATTTTCTTATGGTGACACATACTTTTGCCCCTGTGGTGTTTAAATATCTATAGAATTGACAGAAGGGTTGAGGAAATGTAAATATTCTCTTAATTTGTTTGACAGTGCCCAGTCAAAAGAGCTCCTCAGGAAAAATGGTGAgttgtttattaatacatatttcgtgtaaaatttgttttaaaaaccgATTTGCACTCATAACGATGATCCCATCACagaaactacagtacagtgctCCCATTTGTGGAGAAACTCTTACTGATAAAGGCAAGTGAGCAAGTGCCTGTGAGGTGCTTTTCATCTTAAAATAAAACTTATGGACCAATCACATTCTGACATTCTGGTTATTATTGGatcatattatttacattttttcatgtGTAGCTACTGTACTATAAgtaggggcggcacagtggctaagtggatagcactgttgcctcacagcaagatggtcctgggtttaatccccaggtggggcggtccgcaAATTATTTTACCTGATAACCGACCATTATTAGTTGATGGTTAATTAACCAGCATGGTAACAACTAAGAGTGCCTGATGGCATAGTCTCTGCTCTAACTTGTGACCTTTGGATAATAGGGCAAAAGCCTTTGTGTTATGCCACTTTGAAGCAGCAAACAGTAATTGTTAGTTTATTTTTTTGACTCTCATGTGTGATCACTCTCTTTTGGTAGATGAGACCATTGGCTATGTGTTGAGTGAGCTGAGAGATCGGAGTGTACCTTACACTGCTGTTTATACTGGACTTAAACCCTCACATGTAAGTAGAACCACAATTTACTAAAGAACTCACATTCTTAACCcaatgtttttatgtttgtcatgtatacaAAAACAGATCACTTTTGGGAGGCTATAATGGCTGGTGTTAATAGACGACCAGTATTGAAATTGATTTGCCAGTCTTTGTACAGTCTATGGAATATGCAGGGGTTTAGGGCAGTAGTTCTTTTCTTTTCCATTTTACTACCTGCTAACTCCTGGtcagaatgatgttggatcCAGTGCCAACCACTGCAAGGCAGGAAAAATAGGGTGgaaatccattacagggcaccactcacacatatactcactcactcactcactcactcactcactcactcactcactcactcactcacatacacaagtcaagtcaattttatttgtatagcgctttttacaatggacattgtcttaaaccaactttacagactccaggaccaacagaccaaaaacccctgttgagcaagccgagggcaaccgtggcaaggaaaaactcactTAAAAATAtgggaagaaaccttgagaggaaccagactcagcagggacccccatcctccatGGGCGGCCTGGAGGACAAAAGGCTATTGGAAATGGCTGTTCAATAACAtgaagaaacccatgcagacaatcAAAATATACTGCAGGAGGTGATTATTGTTCCTCAGGACCTGTGAAACACGAAGCACAAAATGGAAATACACTCTGTACAAGGCCATCATGAAGAAGTAGAGAAACAACCACCCTGAAACCACCCTGTCTAGGTCAGACCATTCCTCTAAACAAGCATAAAAAGCCTTTATAAAGGAGTTGCAGCCTGTACAACATACTCTCGCTTTAAAATAGAGGGATAAGACAACAGTACACGTGGCTTGAATTCTGACTGGCAAGCTGGTGTAAATCTAACAAGGCACATCAGCAAGGTTACACCATTCCTGCTGTATAATGATAATGTATAAAGGTTCTAGTGAAATGTGTACATATTTCAGGTTTGTTTCAAGGGTTGGGTGTTTGAACATTTTTTTATGGCCTTGTCATGACTTTACATTGTATTTTGGGGGAAATCATTCTACCTTTATGGTTTTCCTGCAATCTGAAGTCACGTCTGTGCTCTCTTGTGTCCTCTGTAGGTGATTCAGGACTCGGACATGGCTAATGTCTTTTCAGGCCGCTCGCTACTGCAGGCGCCACCAGCACCAGCCGTCAAACCACCAGTGACTTTTAACGCTACCCAAGATGTCCCATGTATCCTGCTCTGGGCTGATCTTCTGAATATCAGTTATGATAACAGCCAATGGTTCGACCTCGGTGCCCTTACGTTTAATAGCACCGCCAATTTGACCGGTTCCAGCTGTGATGAAACACTGTCCAGGTGAGAAGCTTTGAAGAATATTTACAGATGCTTTGCTGGTTCTGCTAActgtggacacccgaccatgtgCTTGGGACGTCTCTTTCCAAACCATGGCATTATTATAGGGATTGGTCCAGTCTCCAATTGTATGAGAAGGCTTTCCAgtagattttggagtgtcttTAGGAGTTCATACTTATTCCAGTTCAAATTGTATCATTAGAAGCAGTGTCCACAAACAGTTGACCATATAGTGTCTGTAACATGTAGTGAATATTGACCTAAACCCTGCcccttatttgttttgtttttttcagactCGTCCTGAATTACCAAAATGTGCTGAATTTCCGGTCTTTACGCCTTACGTAAGTATTcagaatgtaaatgtttatactAACATACTTTCTGAATGAGGATGGTCATTTTCCATAATATCAAGAATGGATAttatggcgcccaggtggcgcagcgggatattccactgaCGCACcggcaccgagtttctgaacctcccggttcgaggctcggtgttgccaccggtcggctgggcgccatctggcgggcataattggcagtgcctgcagggtgggggaccggactatatgtgggtgggtgggtcttcatgcgctgtgtagggaccctgatttgcagaagagacgcccgtgcagaatgcacggacgagaagaggagggctgtacacgtgtaaagaaggcgtggggcagcggcgtgctctccttggatgcaggtctggtgtgcctgttagcagcggaagacagattggaagcgctaaaaattgggagaaaaattggggagaaaattcggagaaaaataataaaaaaataaaataaaaaaaagtggatattattaaaaaaaaaaaattattatcagATTTATCATTTGGTTGATGTGTGCAGCTCATACAATTAGGCCGGTGTTTCAGTGTGCCTTAACCAGCAGACAAAATCGCTCATCTCGCCTGTGCTATGCTCACCGACAGCCAATTTAGTGCTGCTGCAACCAAGAAAAAATCCAGTGAACAAGTTTTGGCTTGGTTTGAAACTGTGGGTCAACATCTCATTCTGATGGCTTCTACAAGGCTGGTTTAAAATCCACCAATAGCAGGATGGCAGGGGATGATGCAAAGCACAGTCCatgttgttatttttgttagCCAGCCTTGAACAGCTACAGACTTTCCTTTGCCATTAAAGCCATGGGCTTGTTTTGGGTTTTTGTCGTACCACTTTGCACAAGGCCTTGAGAGGTGTCTAACACCATTTGCCACCAAACAGATTTAGTCGTTGAAATAGAGCCGCTTGAGACCTGGATGGTTCAAGACCTGCAATGTTGGAAGtttcattaaaaatataaattgaaTGTGGCATAGAAATCACAGTACTTCTTAGTCTgtctaaataatattaaaatgtagtAACTAATGCACACTAGAACCAGGTAAGGTGCCTTCCGCAGCTTCACCAAAcaataatttaatcattttagcACAATGTGTATGGGAAAATGTAATTTTCTGAAGAAACATTGCCAAATTTGTGTTGACATATTTGTTGATAGCTAAATGGCCATTTGCTCAGCTTTTTTCACAGGCCTTATTACTATAGATTTACCTCCATTATTGTCCTGCAATATTTAGATTATATTCAAAGTGGGTCATTTCCGGTGTGGTGTCTATTCCTGTCAGTAAGCCTACTCTTGTAACCACTGTTCCTTACTGCTGATGTTTGTTACTGACATTTGTAGTTTTTTCCACTTAGTCATAGCCCATAGTGCATAGTGGGTCATAGCCCACTGTTTGGCCTTTTAAAGTCTCATTTGGATGTTGCTTTAAAGTCACCAATCAAATTCCGTATACTGACACAAAACTTTCTTCTTTATTCTTCAGCTTCTCAATGCGCAAGAAGTTCTTTCCAGTATCTGCTCGTAACTGGACGGTCATGGAGCAGGTGGAGCTGAACTTTGATGGCCAGACAGCCACATTTAATGCCAGTCATGGTATCTATGCCCCTGCAGAGTATTCCTTTCACTGCCAAAAGGTCAGCAGCGCTGAGAGTCCACTGCTGGTGCCATCCAACTTTACAGACCTAGCCAACCACTGGAATCTTTTCTTCACTGACTTTCAGGTAACGGAACTATATAAAACAAATGGAACTAATTTTGTTGATGCATTTGGCTAATGCTTTTTTCTAAAAGTCTTAGCCAGTGTAAAGATCAATGATTAATCACACTAGCCCGCtgccactgggatccagggttcgaatccacagCAGTGCAATCAGCCGGTCAAATGTCTGCATaaacacgattggctatgtgtAGGGGTGAGGGGGATGGCCAAGGCAatgtgtgaatgaataaataaataaatgaatgaataaattaatgaaactGAACCCTAGAATAATATAATGGAATGTTTAAATTAATTCATTGTGTTGTTTGAAAACCAGATCCAGGGCTTCAACGTGACTGGAGGTAATTTCTCATATGCCAGCGACTGTTCCAGCTTCTTTACCCCAGGAATCTGGATGGGGCTTCTCACCACTCTGCTCATGGTACTCATACTCACCTATGGCCTGCACATGATCATGCAGCTGCACACCATGGACCGCTTCGACGATCCTAAAGGCCCGAGTATTTCAGTGCCTCAGAATGAGTAAAAAGCCAAAGATGAAGATGCACTGTGCTCTGTTTTATCATCAGACTGTATCAGAAAGCTGTTTCTATTGAGCATTTCTGGTTGGTAGCAGGAATGGTCCAGtgattattttatacactgtacaacttgatcaGTATGAAAGATATCAGATGTTTTGGTAGTTTTTATACTGCtgtacctttttttttcttttttctttatactGAAAAGCCAGATTTGCTGAAGaataatttttctttttagataaattatcaattcattttaagagaACAGTCACGTTTTgtttgtaaattaaaaaaaaaagctttgttATGGCTATTGAggcttttttaaaatttaatttatgGCTTGGGTGGTTTAGTGATTAAATTTGCTAGCTGTTTATATTCTCCATTGGTAGTGGTGactcagtggttaatgtactgaacctgcaatcagaaggttgctggttcaagctgatTCACTGGCGATTTGTCATTGTTGGGCCAGATGCTTGCACTGTAATTGGTTGTAACCATatgccgctttggataaaagcgtctgctaaatgccataaatgtaagttattgactatgtctgagggggcgatggattggcatcctgcccggggtgtgttactgcactgcacccagtgatttCTGGAAAGCCAGACCTACCacgaccaggatgaagcagtggtaaaaatgaCAATGACATTAATTCCTTTATTAAACAGGATAAGAACTCAAAAAGACACACCCCAGACTGCTCTTACTAATGAATTATTAACCTTCTAGTTCCTGCCACTACACTGATTTTAGTAAGTTGACTCAGACACACATCATTCTTTTCCTGCATGATAAACAGTGAGACCATTTGTCCAGTCTTTTCTGGCTTATCCTGAATCATTTTGTAGAAAATGATGCAGCAACATTTGTTTGATATTACCAAATTGCCAAACTGGAcagatatgaatttatttatatttggttATGTGGAAACACTTTATCTAAGTGTTATTTATACTGAGCATTAATACTCTATTTTTAAGATCTTGTGCCAAAACTCATGACGAGACTGTAGAGCAGTTTTATAAACTCATACTGTTAGAAATAAACTTATATCCATATTTAAGGTGGACTatgcaactgttcttttaatCTACATGACAAACAAAAGGTTTCTGGaggtctattattatttatttccttttttacaTCAGTGATTAAGTTCCAGTGTTTTAGCCATATCCATTGCCATTGTATAAACAATTGCTTGTTTAACATACATCACGTgcattcaactttgtggaaaagTGTACACAAAACtgggtttgatgagtttggtgtgaaagaacttcAGTGGCCTTTACAGAGCCCTGGCCCCAAACCCACCTAAATATCTTCAGAACAAGGAATTAAAAGCCTGAGCTTTCTTATCCAACAAATGCTTGTTTAACTGAACAAGGGTTCTGGAATGGATGCATTGTACAACGTTAACATTTTTTCTTAACAGATGTCTCAGTGTCAATGCACCACCAAAGTGTCCTTAAACAGTTTGTTTTCTTGTACTTCAGAAGTGCTCTTGAATAAAAAcgttaaagtaataataaccgTTGTTACTCatctgtattgtgtgtgtgtatgttatacATTAGTCATTGAGTGAGACATGAGCATCCTATATGATCCTAGGGTTGAATTGGGCTAATACTAAAATCCCATTTGTGT contains the following coding sequences:
- the atp6ap1b gene encoding V-type proton ATPase subunit S1b yields the protein MAVITLLFLISVICSCKAQVPLILWTSDGYTLPTLSELSAGEIVSGGKLMSYLKSALPASQHNVVLFLQDELSVDDFTAYGGVYGNKEDSVFKNLESALQASSSLVLPALAWTAAASVQEIFQQELGIPSINLVPAELAELQLKSSQPSLIVVRLPYSSSAQSKELLRKNDETIGYVLSELRDRSVPYTAVYTGLKPSHVIQDSDMANVFSGRSLLQAPPAPAVKPPVTFNATQDVPCILLWADLLNISYDNSQWFDLGALTFNSTANLTGSSCDETLSRLVLNYQNVLNFRSLRLTFSMRKKFFPVSARNWTVMEQVELNFDGQTATFNASHGIYAPAEYSFHCQKVSSAESPLLVPSNFTDLANHWNLFFTDFQIQGFNVTGGNFSYASDCSSFFTPGIWMGLLTTLLMVLILTYGLHMIMQLHTMDRFDDPKGPSISVPQNE